A window of Oncorhynchus tshawytscha isolate Ot180627B linkage group LG10, Otsh_v2.0, whole genome shotgun sequence contains these coding sequences:
- the LOC112240053 gene encoding zinc finger protein 638 yields the protein MSRPLYNPLGDQYSSQAQRSAAQMGQYGLTQSQAGRDPLGASRLGLGSGGGGGGSSGQGGMMSSMVAQQMGYDPGQRSTGMTPEMETSIDHHIRGAREEVRLLSQLMQQNKNQQVSLDAQDLRLSRDPMDELSSGGGLGGYTPGRTSSDQQSSMDPWSGFLTQSASSKLFSSTLPQYQSQTSGFGGAGVLGSTSRGSEAPVSASSAASRPARYTSESASSILASFGLSNEDLELLSHYPDDQLTPDNLPFILRDIRIRKANRTMDVDPRPKAGGGPGPGSDHGGGGQSKVIDYEHSRATKYDSYDDGDNSHPDNYSSRNPLPKEKPKYDMVRDSLSGYAGHSMTSDLSKQRTQQQHIHSPAVQSPIPMTDAGSRIGLPPPSSQPQQTLKTHGSSSKATSKPMNIPVRSGDQGLSRLLASQNQSNARGHAQPRSGLVVLGGGGGAGVGIPGLRVGGVPVGVPPPTTPPIWPSIFPIMNPSIPPPGHVPVTFPPPRIGPMPSMHQQMNLPPPMMMMTKRLPTPTMMSDYSAASPRFFPHTCSLCNIECAQLKNWIEHQNTGLHVENCRLLRKSYPDWNVETVAVSRNESSQLSSKRRRTTRSASRSSSWSRSPSPPLRPFSYHTPSSSTRRPRSRERSRERRHNTTTRRSRSPGSLRGRERERDPPASSSSHRDQERRPQTASSSRRSRSRSYERERARERRETTRRSSLPKSNSAERLAKKTVLRDWPRNTLESSAGLSLTENTSLEVMMQSLAPALLAELAKKKGATASSSSSKGGASRKTETGMSKSGSKLGSGRSSTRKSSSPSKSSSSTSTKTKKKRGPGTSALLKLMNIPQHTAHDEVMKAVEPFGKIKNIILLKSIQQASVMFEKEEDARLLASCKTLTIRGQVVIIRMEEETLLEDSKELDRAKKSSSERKATAAQSQTGTTKSTKTSTKSSTTATKPQTTGTKNTPKVCGANTKSKGKSPLGPQQPDIANNRFVKIEGLPETGYTEEDVLALVKPYGYKPGLYNCFILPNQRWAIIRMEREQKSFAMLTNYTESPPKLLDCPLTFTLTRPDTNLLQEGVYTTLKGLTTTDPTLKERLLIVSNVPAGTAAAQEVHDLVKRFGSYLDSLSLINRIYFEMESSSVAKTVCLHFQKSPSVVQNNPLKFNLLVKDQQAPQPPAQKTSVVSTKAKKKPIKGKKPVAKDVTTPVKPVTPTTTSTNATVSSSQPVAVATKQPGDDVIVAEVKQPGSDVVVMNSDGKATVAESGGKEGGISSTKDGKKKNAHPPKEDGGMKTEEEAKENKEDTATVVISASLPTVAVSAPEEEVAMETQSTDGVASTNEVAAEPEQVLAAVPQQGSDVIALSSETVTTVATTEPCLISAVEGSDNVANPVDSDTLAALVPAQIPAPVPVELNVEDKPQDFPPVTEEILKALEAAVHQHRMGRLAEEQAKQEHNQGEGIQAKPLPNQESPAAGETAEKKTPAESEEKTGEKETAKKEEPRPDKKTTDTKKTPSGSGQPDHKNGKTEASGGRGRRLSAERRDSSRHRSSRAPSEEEQDPSTSRQGNSSSSSSGSRRSSRHDGSPAKKKGRKEEEEERSKSLGSSSKTTLSSRSRSKDTASCYEGDEFMSDVIPDEANSFYLDQFNMDQFVTVDEVEGDEAENTNPPQSSSSSSHKTQDKASERSKRSSKRKRGTPDTPSPKSSLEHKETPTSSSSTPPAQKTPRKAAAKKAAVKPQPPATSGRKTRSSAAVVVATEAAGTQEAADENTSIADTEAEPVPLEIRSQSEEEVVVVTKGCDTGDVVPSSHHKMSVLDTAVTDNKEEKSAVSESDMETTAEKPPELEGSEETTQAEKGSSILGTEAQNGACPLELGLTHPSASAKERTLQKALQLQEVETVSGPQVPQSLIDKVPDDDGDFQIVDEAVDDDTPRDGEEGSQDTQEQSGSLSLGYQAPAASESTGSQVPQTTLEEHEEISNDEEEDSAFQILDSLEDTEDNMADSSLAGQGGRRDSLPREMEGFQILDSVDDQTETTQVLDNHTTDSKCQGGSKPLKGGKKTPQKKGKKEIKKVSKTQEVTKTPTGESEGGTPKKSNLVTLDEVSEEEEDYPDDAAEEEELIKKQKLVKEKQREKDRGKEREKGRRRSREKERTREEEREERVGVDTEGLVTLDEIGEDEGAEGPCLEPHPFSQEDESGDTFNPETLVTLDEAGGDGEDDEEEEQNKGPEPAQNQQADHTADATGSPGAEDDGRGMEEIRRMDFVTVDEVGEEEEEEEEEAVTTRRGARGRKRARQTSARKSVKVKKVSVKDQEEEEPRADTTPPTDTASVDTPSSLLQVAVTSEVDAQPAASVPDLHEKERKADTPADQPSLEASSAGQERQTDPPENQSLEGKQETTDICVGKAWTDSTTPQEASEQRREEEEEPELKRCRSESPLITDFNLPPFSPHNPIGQDFVVPKTGFFCKLCSLFYGNEHTARKTHCSSLQHYQNLQKYYLKRQKQQAGSSSLGSVSK from the exons ATGTCCCGTCCCCTATATAACCCCTTAGGGGATCAGTACTCTTCACAGGCCCAGAGATCTGCCGCCCAGATGGGGCAGTACGGACTCACACAATCCCAGGCCGGAAGGGACCCTCTGGGGGCCTCCCGCCTTGGTCTGgggtctggtggtggtggtggtggttcctCCGGCCAGGGAGGCATGATGTCCTCGATGGTGGCCCAGCAGATGGGGTATGACCCGGGGCAGAGATCGACCGGGATGACCCCGGAGATGGAGACCTCCATAGACCACCACATCCGCGGGgccagagaggaggtgaggctgCTCAGCCAGTTGATGCAGCAGAATAAGAACCAGCAGGTCTCACTGGACGCCCAAGACCTTCGCCTAAGTCGTGACCCCATGGACGAGCTCTCGTCTGGCGGAGGGCTGGGCGGTTACACCCCTGGCCGGACCTCCAGCGACCAGCAAAGTTCCATGGACCCCTGGTCTGGCTTCCTGACCCAGTCTGCTTCCTCCAaactcttctcctccacccttcCTCAGTACCAAAGCCAAACCTCTGGGTTTGGAGGTGCGGGAGTGCTGGGGTCCACCTCCAGAGGTTCCGAGGCCCCCGTGAGCGCCTCGTCCGCAGCCTCTCGTCCAGCCCGGTACACGTCTGAGTCCGCCAGCAGCATCCTGGCGAGTTTCGGGTTGTCCAACGAAGACCTGGAGCTCCTCAGCCACTACCCAGACGATCAACTGACCCCAGACAACCTGCCCTTCATCCTCAGAGACATCCGCATCCGTAAGGCCAATAGAACTATGGATGTGGACCCTCGGCCCAAGGCAGGCGGTGGACCTGGCCCAGGGTCCGACCACGGTGGTGGAGGACAGAGCAAAGTGATCGATTACGAACATTCTCGTGCTACTAAATACGACAGTTATGATGATGGCGATAATAGCCATCCCGATAATTACAGCTCGCGCAATCCGCTCCCGAAAGAGAAGCCAAAATATGACATGGTCAGAGACTCGCTGAGCGGGTACGCTGGCCATTCCATGACCTCCGACCTTTCCAAGCAGCGTACCCAACAGCAGCACATCCACAGCCCTGCGGTCCAGAGCCCCATCCCCATGACAGACGCAGGCTCTCGCATCGGCCTTCCTCCGCCTTCCAGCCAACCCCAGCAGACCCTCAAAACCCACGGCTCATCCTCTAAAGCAACATCCAAGCCCATGAACATCCCTGTCCGCAGCGGAGACCAAGGACTCAGCCGACTCCTGGCGTCCCAGAATCAAAGCAACGCTCGGGGCCACGCTCAGCCCCGGTCCGGCCTGGTGGttcttggtggtggtggtggagctgGGGTCGGAATTCCAGGACTCAGGGTTGGAGGTGTCCCGGTCGGGGTTCCTCCTCCCACGACACCCCCCATTTGGCCTTCCATATTCCCCATCATGAACCCGTCAATCCCACCTCCTGGTCATGTCCCGGTGACTTTTCCTCCGCCCCGGATTGGTCCGATGCCTTCCATGCACCAGCAGATGAACCTACCTCccccgatgatgatgatgacgaagaGGTTACCGACCCCGACCATGATGAGCGATTACTCCGCAGCTTCTCCCAGATTCTTTCCTCATACCTGTTCTCTCTGTAACATAGAATGTGCCCAGCTAAAG AACTGGATCGAGCATCAAAACACCGGTCTCCACGTTGAGAATTGCCGTCTGCTCAGGAAATC GTATCCTGACTGGAACGTGGAAACTGTCGCTGTGTCAAG AAATGAAAGCAGCCAGTTGTCCTCCAAGCGCCGTCGGACAACACGCTCCGCCTCCCGTTCTTCATCCTggtctcgctctccttctcctcctcttcgcCCCTTCTCCTACCAcaccccttcctcctctactcGCCGACCTCGATCCAGGGAACGATCCCGCGAACGtcgacacaacaccaccacccggCGTTCCCGGTCTCCGGGTTCACTtcggggcagggagagagaacgtGACCCTCCGGCCTCGTCGTCTTCCCACCGGGATCAGGAACGTCGACCTCAGACAGCCTCTTCGTCCCGGAG GTCGCGCTCTAGGAGCTATgagcgggagagagcgagggaacgTCGGGAGACGACGAGGAGGAGCAGCCTGCCGAAGTCTAACAGTGCTGAGAGACTGGCCAAGAAAACAGTGCTGAGAGACTGGCCAAGAAACACACTGGAGTCatctg CTGGCCTCTCCCTGACGGAGAACACCAGTCTAGAAGTTATGATGCAGTCCCTCGCCCCTGCCCTCCTGGCAGAGCTCGCCAAGAAGAAGGGAGCCaccgcctcctcttcctcctcgaagGGAGGTGCCTCTCGGAAAACTGAAACGGGAATGTCCAAGTCAGGAAGCAAGCTCGGATCTGGAAGGTCATCAACCAGGAAATCGTCCTCTCCCTCCAAGTCATCCAGCTCCACTTCTACCAAG ACTAAGAAGAAACGAGGCCCAGGGACCTCAGCTCTGTTAAAACTGATGAATATCCCTCAGCACACAGCTCATGATGAGGTGATGAAGGCCGTAGAACCCTTCGGAAAGATCAAGAACATCATCCTGCTCAAGTCCATACAGCAG GCATCAGTAATGTttgagaaagaggaggatgccAGACTGCTGGCTAGCTGTAAGACCCTGACCATCAGAGGCCAGGTCGTTATCATACGGATGGAGGAAGAGACTCTGCTGGAGGACTCAAAGGAACTGGACCGGGCCAAGAAGTCTTCTTCTGAAAG gAAAGCGACAGCAGCCCAGTCCCAGACCGGCACCACCAAGTCAACTAAAACATCTACCAAGTCTTCAACGACCGCAACTAAACCCCAAACTACCGGTACCAAGAACACACCCAAGGTGTGTGGAGCTAATACCAAGTCCAAGGGGAAAAGTCCCCTCGGTCCTCAGCAG CCTGACATTGCGAATAATAGGTTTGTGAAGATCGAAGGTTTACCAGAAACTGGCTATACAGAGGAAGATGTTCTGGCTCTGGTGAAGCCTTACGGATATAAACCTGGACTCTACAACTGTTTCATTCTGCCCAACCAGAGATGG GCCATAATCCgtatggagagagaacagaagagctTTGCTATGTTGACCAACTACACAGAGTCTCCTCCTAAACTACTAGACTGTCCCCTCACCTTCACGCTGACCCGCCCTGATACAAACCTCCTCCag GAGGGTGTGTACACCACTCTGAAGGGCCTCACCACTACG GATCCAACGTTGAAGGAACGTCTTCTGATTGTCAGTAACGTCCCCGCAGGGACTGCAGCAGCCCAGGAGGTTCACGACCTCGTCAAACGCTTCGGCTCCTACCTCGACTCGCTGTCTCTGATCAACAGG atcTATTTTGAGATGGAATCGTCGTCGGTGGCGAAGACCGTGTGTCTTCATTTCCAGAAGTCCCCCAGTGTAGTTCAGAACAACCCTCTGAAGTTCAACTTGCTGGTCAAGGATCAACAGGCACCGCAGCCCCCAGCCCAGAAGACATCTGTTGTCAG CACCAAAGCCAAGAAGAAACCAATCAAAGGCAAGAAGCCTGTAGCTAAAGATGTCACAACCCCAGTTAAACCTGTTACTCCCACTACTACCAGCACCAATGCTACGGTCTCATCCTCTCAGCCTGTTGCCGTGGCGACCAAGCAACCGGGTGACGACGTCATCGTCGCGGAGGTCAAGCAACCAGGAAGTGACGTCGTGGTGATGAATTCCGACGGAAAGGCAACGGTGGCGGAGTCTGGAGGGAAAGAGGGTGGGATTTCCTCGACCAAAGATGGGAAGAAGAAGAACGCTCATCCTCCCAAAGAGGACGGAGGGATGAAAACTGAGGAGGAGGCAAAAGAAAACAAGGAAGACACTGCGACCGTCGTCATTTCCGCCTCGTTACCTACGGTTGCCGTGTCCGCTCCCGAGGAAGAGGTCGCCATGGAAACCCAGAGCACCGATGGCGTCGCCTCGACCAATGAGGTTGCAGCAGAACCCGAACAGGTTCTAGCTGCGGTCCCACAACAGGGCAGTGATGTCATTGCGTTGTCTAGTGAAACCGTGACGACTGTGGCCACAACAGAACCTTGTCTGATCTCCGCTGTGGAGGGATCTGATAACGTGGCCAATCCCGTCGACTCTGACACCCTTGCTGCGTTGGTACCGGCACAAATACCGGCTCCCGTCCCGGTAGAGTTAAATGTTGAAGACAAACCTCAGGACTTTCCTCCGGTCACCGAGGAGATCCTCAAGGCCCTGGAGGCAGCGGTGCACCAACACCGTATGGGGAGACTGGCGGAGGAACAGGCTAAACAGGAACACAACCAGGGAGAGGGGATCCAGGCCAAGCCTCTACCCAACCAGGAGAGCCCTGCAGCTGGGGAGACGGCGGAGAAAAAGACCCCGGCTGAGTCAGAAGAGAAGACTGGGGAGAAAGAGACGGCGAAGAAAGAGGAGCCACGACCGGACAAGAAGACCACCGACACGAAGAAGACACCTTCAGGATCTGGCCAACCAGACCACAAGAAT GGGAAGACCGAGGCTTCCGGAGGGAGAGGCCGGCGCCTCTCCGCAGAAAGGAGAGACTCTTCAAGGCATAGAAGCAGCCGGGCTCCTTCCGAGGAGGAGCAGGATCCTTCGACGTCTAGACAGGgtaactcctctagctcctcttCTGGCTCCCGCAGGAGCAGCAGACACGACGGCAGCCCCGccaagaagaaggggaggaaagaagaggaagaggagaggagcaag AGCCTCGGTAGCAGCAGTAAAACGACCCTCTCCTCTAGGAGCAGGTCTAAAGACACG GCTAGTTGCTACGAGGGAGATGAGTTTATGTCTGACGTCATCCCTGATGAAGCCAACTCCTTCTATCTGGACCAGTTCAACATGGACCAGTTTGTTACTGTGGATGAGGTGGAAGGTGATGAGGCTGAGAACACCAACCCACCGCAGTCATCCTCATCTTCGTCACACAAGACACAAGATAAGGCCTCGGAAAGGTCAAAACGATCGTCCAAACGCAAGAGGGGTACCCCAGATACCCCATCTCCGAAATCTAGCCTGGAGCACAAGGAGACACCCacgtcctcctcctctaccccccctgCTCAGAAGACTCCACGAAAAGCCGCAGCAAAAAAGGCAGCAGTTAAACCTCAACCACCTGCCACCTCTGGACGCAAGACCAGGTCATCAGCAGCTGTTGTTGTAGCAACCGAAGCCGCAGGAACCCAGGAAGCTGCCGACGAAAACACCAGCATAGCCGATACGGAGGCGGAGCCTGTTCCCTTGGAGATTCGGTCTCAGTCGGAAGAGGAAGTCGTAGTGGTCACTAAGGGATGTGACACGGGGGATGTAGTACCGTCATCCCACCACAAGATGTCAGTGTTGGACACTGCAGTGACCGACAACAAGGAAGAGAAAAGTGCTGTGTCAGAAAGCGATATGGAGACGACCGCTGAAAAACCTCCAGAGCTAGAGGGGAGCGAGGAGACGACCCAGGCTGAAAAAGGTTCCTCGATTCTGGGTACCGAGGCTCAGAATGGAGCCTGTCCCCTGGAGCTTGGTCTGACCCATCCTTCTGCCTCAGCCAAGGAGCGAACCCTTCAGAAGGCCCTGCAACTACAAGAGGTGGAGACGGTGTCGGGTCCCCAGGTGCCGCAATCACTTATTGATAAAGTacctgatgatgatggtgatttcCAGATAGTCGACGAAGCTGTGGACGATGACACACCTAGAGACGGAGAAGAGGGCAGTCAAGACACTCAAGAACAGTCTGGATCTCTATCTCTGGGTTACCAGGCGCCTGCAGCCTCCGAATCTACAGGTTCCCAGGTTCCTCAAACTACTCTAGAGGAACACGAAGAGATCTCCAACGACGAAGAAGAAGATTCTGCTTTCCAGATCCTTGACTCGCTAGAAGACACTGAAGACAACATGGCCGACTCCTCTCTCGCAGGCCAAGGAGGCCGAAGAGATTCTCtacccagagagatggaggggttccAGATACTAGATTCAGTCGACGATCAGACGGAAACGACCCAAGTTCTGGACAACCATACGACCGACTCTAAATGTCAGGGGGGCTCCAAGCCTCTAAAGGGGGGTAAGAAGACACCCCAAAAGAAGGGGAAAAAGGAGATTAAGAAGGTATCCAAAACTCAAGAGGTGACCAAGACCCCAACAGGAGAGTCCGAGGGGGGTACCCCGAAAAAGAGTAACCTTGTCACCTTGGATGAGGtgagcgaggaggaggaggattacccTGATGACGCCGCCGAAGAGGAAGAACTTATTAAGAAACAAAAactggtgaaggagaagcagcgagagaaggacagagggaaggagagagagaaagggcggaggaggagtagagagaaggaacggaccagggaggaggagagggaggagagggtcgGAGTGGATACTGAGGGCTTGGTGACTTTGGATGAGATCGGAGAGGATGAAGGAGCGGAGGGGCCTTGCCTGGAGCCACACCCCTTCAGCCAGGAGGACGAATCAGGAGACACTTTCAACCCAGAG ACTCTGGTAACCCTGGATGAGGCTGGAGGTGATggggaggatgatgaggaggaagagcagaACAAGGGTCCTGAACCAGCGCAGAACCAGCAAGCTGACCACAcag CTGATGCTACAGGGTCTCCTGGTGCAGAGGACGACGGCAGGGGCATGGAGGAAATCAGGAGAATGGACTTTGTGACCGTGGAtgaagtgggagaggaggaggaggaggaggaggaggaggctgttaccacaaggagaggagccagggggaggaagagggccCGACAGACCTCTG CCAGGAAATCAGTGAAGGTGAAGAAGGTGAGCGTCAAAgaccaggaagaggaggagcctcGGGCAGATACGACTCCTCCCACTGACACAGCTTCCGTTGACACTCCCTCCTCATTGCTCCAAGTCGCTGTGACCTCAGAGGTGGACGCCCAACCAGCTGCCTCGGTCCCAGACCTCcatgagaaagagaggaaggctgACACCCCGGCAGACCAACCCAGCCTGGAGGCCTCCTCAGCAGGGCAGGAGAGGCAGACGGACCCCCCTGAGAACCAGAGTCTGGAGGGGAAACAGGAGACAACAGATATCTGTGTTGGAAAGGCTTGGACTGACTCCACAACACcacaag